In Myxococcus stipitatus, the following are encoded in one genomic region:
- the ftsY gene encoding signal recognition particle-docking protein FtsY, with the protein MKTPNALDALAAQVPPAPSPAPSGETTQPGTGTPPSDGFSATDAVGIGGAALFVLLMVLAARKLFFRKRPSEPGKKPSVPVPEERPELPAARPELRVELPPSEKEATRLREVDEAHARAQELTRQREEAARAARSSTDAAERTRLEEQARALKEREEEEKRVEYRAKKAADEEARERRKREQAEAQRLMEAQRAQEAAAAEEARRAEEAAARAKVDAEAGRTLSQGLDKTRSQGFMARLNGLFGQQRQVDESVLAELEEILFTADIGVRTASNLVEVAREKLKRSELKDSERIKDLIRTEVARIVDLPVPRTLEGGGPPHVVMVVGVNGAGKTTTIGKLAAKLTSEGKKVVLAAGDTFRAAATEQLDVWAERAKAQLVKGAEGGDPGSVIFDAVKKAQAEGADVVIADTAGRLHTKAPLMEELKKVKRVMDKAMPGTPHEVLLVLDSTNGQNAIQQAKQFHEAVGVTAIALTKLDGTAKGGVIIGICDELKLPVLWVGVGEKVADLRRFEPREFVEALFE; encoded by the coding sequence ATGAAGACGCCCAACGCCCTCGACGCCCTGGCCGCGCAGGTGCCGCCCGCCCCCTCCCCCGCCCCCAGCGGGGAAACCACGCAGCCGGGGACGGGTACGCCCCCCTCGGATGGCTTCTCCGCGACCGACGCGGTGGGCATTGGCGGCGCCGCCCTCTTCGTCCTGCTGATGGTGCTCGCGGCCCGCAAGCTCTTCTTCCGCAAGCGACCCTCCGAGCCGGGCAAGAAGCCCAGCGTCCCCGTGCCCGAAGAGAGGCCCGAGCTCCCCGCCGCCCGGCCCGAGCTGCGCGTGGAGCTGCCTCCGTCGGAGAAGGAGGCCACCCGGCTGCGCGAGGTGGACGAGGCCCACGCCCGCGCCCAGGAGCTGACCCGCCAGCGCGAGGAGGCCGCCCGCGCCGCCCGCTCCAGCACCGACGCCGCCGAGCGCACCCGGCTGGAGGAGCAGGCCCGCGCCCTCAAGGAGCGCGAGGAGGAGGAGAAGCGCGTCGAGTACCGCGCGAAGAAGGCCGCCGACGAGGAGGCCCGCGAGCGGCGCAAGCGGGAGCAGGCCGAAGCCCAGCGGCTCATGGAGGCGCAGCGCGCCCAGGAGGCCGCCGCCGCCGAGGAGGCTCGCCGCGCGGAGGAGGCCGCCGCTCGCGCCAAGGTCGACGCGGAAGCGGGCCGCACGCTGTCGCAGGGCCTGGACAAGACGCGCAGCCAGGGCTTCATGGCCCGTCTCAACGGGCTGTTCGGCCAGCAGCGCCAGGTGGACGAGTCCGTGCTGGCGGAGCTGGAGGAGATTCTCTTCACGGCGGACATCGGCGTGCGCACCGCCAGCAACCTGGTGGAGGTGGCGCGCGAGAAGCTCAAGCGCAGCGAGCTGAAGGACTCCGAGCGCATCAAGGACCTCATCCGCACGGAAGTCGCTCGTATCGTCGACCTGCCGGTGCCCCGCACGCTGGAGGGGGGAGGTCCTCCGCATGTCGTCATGGTGGTGGGCGTCAACGGCGCGGGCAAGACGACGACCATCGGCAAGCTGGCGGCGAAGCTCACCAGCGAGGGGAAGAAGGTCGTGCTGGCCGCGGGTGACACCTTCCGCGCCGCCGCCACCGAGCAGCTCGATGTCTGGGCGGAGCGCGCGAAGGCGCAGCTCGTGAAGGGCGCCGAGGGCGGAGACCCCGGCTCCGTCATCTTCGACGCGGTGAAGAAGGCCCAGGCCGAGGGCGCGGACGTGGTCATCGCCGACACGGCGGGCCGGCTCCACACCAAGGCCCCGCTGATGGAGGAGCTGAAGAAGGTGAAGCGCGTCATGGACAAGGCCATGCCGGGCACGCCTCACGAGGTGCTGCTCGTGCTCGACTCCACCAACGGGCAGAACGCGATTCAGCAGGCCAAGCAGTTCCACGAGGCCGTGGGTGTCACCGCCATCGCGCTGACGAAGCTGGACGGCACCGCCAAGGGCGGCGTCATCATCGGAATCTGCGACGAGCTGAAGCTCCCCGTCCTCTGGGTCGGCGTGGGCGAGAAGGTCGCGGACCTGCGCCGCTTCGAGCCGCGCGAGTTCGTCGAAGCCCTCTTCGAGTAA
- a CDS encoding FYDLN acid domain-containing protein, which yields MSAKDLGSKFVCFKCQTKFYDMKKPDPLCPKCGADQRESPALKPQPEGRRGRLAAPKVIEPIEPEEPAASNDEEEEDLDSFDEDDSAAAEADEDET from the coding sequence ATGTCGGCGAAGGACCTCGGATCGAAGTTCGTCTGCTTCAAGTGCCAGACGAAGTTCTACGACATGAAGAAGCCTGACCCGCTGTGCCCCAAGTGTGGCGCGGACCAGCGGGAAAGCCCTGCCCTCAAGCCGCAGCCGGAGGGCCGCCGCGGCCGTCTGGCCGCGCCCAAGGTCATCGAGCCCATCGAGCCCGAAGAGCCGGCGGCCAGCAACGACGAGGAAGAGGAAGACCTCGACTCGTTCGATGAGGACGACAGCGCGGCCGCCGAGGCCGACGAAGACGAAACCTAG
- a CDS encoding zinc ribbon domain-containing protein: protein MREKLKALAELQNVDLEVASLRKAADVHPRQIAELERELGVARSAIEAERARVADKERQKTQLEQNIADEKDKVKKWEARLSEQRSTREYSALAREIDIAKKANLTMAEEQVELTKQLGLDRESIKGKEAEFATKQQSLSSRMGELRGKLGEAEAQVKALEGRRAGVANGVDATLLRRYEVVRKKKLPALVGVVAGTCQGCNMNVPPQLYNQLRTSLGTDICPSCNRIIYAVEALQDTPAAAK from the coding sequence TTGCGGGAGAAATTGAAGGCGCTGGCGGAGCTTCAGAATGTGGACCTGGAGGTCGCATCGCTCCGGAAGGCCGCGGACGTCCACCCCCGTCAGATTGCCGAGCTGGAGCGGGAGCTGGGTGTGGCTCGCAGCGCCATCGAGGCTGAGCGCGCACGGGTCGCCGACAAAGAGCGGCAGAAGACGCAGCTCGAGCAGAACATCGCGGACGAGAAGGACAAGGTGAAGAAGTGGGAGGCGCGCCTGAGCGAACAGCGCTCCACCCGCGAGTACTCCGCCCTGGCCCGCGAAATCGATATCGCCAAGAAGGCCAACCTCACGATGGCCGAGGAGCAGGTGGAGCTGACGAAGCAGCTCGGCCTGGACCGCGAATCCATCAAGGGGAAGGAGGCCGAGTTCGCGACCAAGCAGCAGAGCCTGTCCTCGCGGATGGGTGAGCTGCGCGGGAAGCTGGGCGAGGCCGAGGCGCAGGTGAAGGCGCTCGAGGGCCGCCGCGCGGGCGTGGCGAACGGCGTCGATGCCACGCTGCTGCGGCGCTATGAGGTGGTGCGCAAGAAGAAGCTGCCCGCATTGGTCGGCGTGGTTGCGGGCACCTGCCAGGGCTGCAACATGAACGTGCCCCCGCAGCTCTACAACCAGCTGCGCACCTCGCTGGGCACGGACATCTGCCCGTCCTGCAACCGCATCATCTACGCGGTGGAAGCACTCCAGGATACTCCCGCGGCCGCGAAGTAG
- a CDS encoding PEGA domain-containing protein, with product MLAPLTSSKSAKPKAGKTKVVKKKKAEKVVKKPSRTKAGATAKGSRKQNTPPEDDLLAPLAPTKTELAVSIGGNVRGARWSLDGRDMGTLTSAPVPQTVAPGEHTVVVRKAGYAEYSRRIDVKEGSQAEMKVSLEATMGFARALADVAGTVVVVDGVEVGSVPLSDLMLRPGSREIEFRAEGYKTDVHNITVLAGTTYEVTGRMRPAVDTTVASATPRTDTPRTTVLDPSRSVTATEETSPALAFNDEGIPDEPEVEGSSRPWYGRWYVWAGVGAVLAAGAVGAVMATQDPTLKKPNLGTLCNGQQCDGVINGVAPRVHKGGGAGAFRTPATGGVSF from the coding sequence TTGCTGGCTCCCCTCACGTCGTCGAAGTCCGCGAAGCCCAAGGCGGGCAAGACGAAGGTGGTGAAGAAGAAGAAAGCCGAGAAGGTGGTGAAGAAGCCCTCTCGCACCAAGGCCGGGGCGACGGCGAAGGGCTCGCGCAAGCAGAACACGCCGCCGGAGGACGACCTGCTCGCGCCGCTGGCGCCGACGAAGACGGAGCTCGCGGTGTCCATTGGCGGCAACGTGCGTGGCGCGCGCTGGTCGCTGGATGGCCGGGACATGGGCACGCTGACGTCGGCGCCCGTGCCGCAGACCGTGGCGCCGGGCGAGCACACGGTGGTGGTTCGCAAGGCGGGCTACGCGGAGTACTCGCGCCGCATCGACGTGAAGGAGGGCTCGCAGGCGGAGATGAAGGTCTCCCTGGAGGCCACCATGGGCTTCGCGCGAGCGCTGGCCGATGTGGCGGGCACCGTGGTGGTGGTGGACGGTGTGGAGGTGGGCTCGGTGCCGCTGAGCGACCTCATGCTCCGGCCCGGCTCGCGTGAGATTGAGTTCCGCGCCGAGGGCTACAAGACGGACGTCCACAACATCACCGTGTTGGCGGGGACGACCTACGAGGTGACGGGTCGGATGCGCCCGGCGGTGGACACGACGGTGGCCAGCGCCACGCCGCGCACGGACACGCCGCGCACCACGGTGTTGGACCCGTCCAGGAGCGTGACGGCGACCGAGGAGACGTCGCCCGCGCTCGCGTTCAACGACGAGGGCATTCCGGACGAGCCCGAGGTGGAGGGCTCCAGCCGCCCCTGGTACGGCCGCTGGTACGTCTGGGCCGGTGTGGGCGCGGTGCTCGCGGCGGGTGCGGTGGGCGCGGTGATGGCCACGCAGGACCCGACCCTCAAGAAGCCGAACCTGGGGACGCTGTGCAACGGCCAGCAGTGTGATGGCGTCATCAACGGCGTGGCCCCTCGCGTCCACAAGGGCGGTGGAGCCGGCGCCTTCAGGACTCCCGCGACCGGTGGCGTGAGCTTCTGA
- a CDS encoding reverse transcriptase-like protein codes for MPPPSLVDILRHIAREEPLSSTVRAFRGLTRERLGQLLDEAATRLAPATKAEERAEVVSSPAASMVEPSESLGRVRVYSDGAARGNPGPAGAGAVVTDAEGQVLARLGRFLGTQTNNTAEYQGLLLGLRHAKSLGVREVDVYADSELLIRQLGGQYQVKSATLKPLFDEARKLLTAFARVRLHHIPRAKNAEADAMSNRAIDERM; via the coding sequence ATGCCTCCGCCGTCCCTCGTCGACATCCTCCGCCACATCGCGCGCGAGGAGCCCCTTTCGTCGACGGTTCGCGCCTTCCGCGGCTTGACGCGGGAGCGCCTGGGGCAGCTTCTCGACGAAGCCGCCACCCGTCTGGCTCCCGCCACGAAGGCCGAGGAGCGAGCGGAGGTTGTCTCCTCTCCCGCCGCCAGCATGGTGGAGCCCTCCGAGTCCTTGGGTCGGGTGCGCGTCTATTCGGACGGCGCCGCCCGAGGCAACCCCGGGCCGGCGGGCGCCGGCGCGGTGGTGACGGACGCCGAGGGCCAGGTGCTCGCACGGCTGGGCCGCTTCCTTGGGACCCAGACGAACAACACCGCCGAGTACCAGGGCCTGCTCCTGGGGCTGCGGCATGCGAAGTCGCTGGGCGTACGCGAGGTGGATGTCTACGCGGACAGCGAGCTGCTCATCCGCCAGCTCGGCGGCCAGTACCAGGTGAAGAGCGCCACGCTGAAGCCGCTGTTCGACGAGGCGCGGAAGCTGCTCACCGCCTTCGCCCGGGTGCGACTGCATCACATTCCCCGCGCGAAGAACGCCGAGGCGGACGCCATGAGCAACCGCGCCATCGACGAGCGCATGTAA
- a CDS encoding DUF3006 domain-containing protein: protein MTKRSKPKAQVHATLDRIEDDVAVLIVDGREVTRPLASLPSGAREGDVLDLETLTLNPEATEALREQVRAARERATKGKTPPPGDFDL from the coding sequence ATGACGAAGCGCTCCAAGCCCAAGGCCCAGGTTCATGCCACGCTGGACCGCATCGAGGATGACGTCGCGGTGCTCATCGTGGACGGGCGCGAGGTGACGCGGCCCCTCGCATCGCTCCCCTCCGGAGCGCGCGAGGGAGACGTGCTCGACCTGGAGACATTGACGCTCAACCCGGAGGCCACCGAGGCCCTGCGCGAGCAGGTCCGCGCGGCACGGGAGCGGGCGACGAAGGGGAAGACTCCTCCACCGGGTGATTTCGACCTCTAG
- a CDS encoding D-alanine--D-alanine ligase: MGKRVGVLMGGWGEEREISLKTGEAVVAALESRGHQVTRVFAGPGLDRALRSAELDVAFIALHGRMGEDGRVQGLLELLELPYTGSGVLASALAMNKPVAKKLFRLHNLPTPQGYRVGRDEAADALTLHGDLGFPCVVKPACGGSSVGLSVVREPQALVPAVAQACRYGGEALVERFVSGREVTVGILGGKVLGSCEVATPRESFDFDAKYKGGSRYFLPPRLSATRVANVEALALAAYRALGCRGHARVDLLCSDTDNDVVLEVNTLPGFTPTSLLSKIAAHAGLDFLELVERILALATRDDPGILDAPAVGPTPTVLEPRRAVS; the protein is encoded by the coding sequence TGAGGCCGTGGTGGCGGCGCTGGAGTCTCGCGGCCATCAGGTCACCCGAGTCTTCGCCGGGCCGGGGTTGGACCGGGCGCTGCGCTCCGCCGAACTGGATGTCGCCTTCATCGCGCTGCATGGCCGCATGGGCGAGGACGGCCGCGTGCAAGGGCTCCTGGAGCTGCTGGAGCTGCCCTACACGGGCTCCGGAGTGCTGGCCTCCGCGCTGGCGATGAACAAGCCCGTCGCCAAGAAGCTCTTCCGGCTGCACAACCTGCCCACGCCCCAGGGCTACCGCGTGGGCCGCGACGAGGCGGCGGACGCGCTCACCCTGCATGGAGACCTGGGCTTCCCGTGCGTGGTGAAGCCCGCGTGTGGAGGCTCGTCGGTGGGGCTGTCCGTGGTGCGCGAGCCCCAGGCGCTGGTGCCCGCGGTGGCCCAGGCGTGCCGCTACGGCGGCGAGGCGTTGGTGGAGCGCTTCGTGTCGGGCCGCGAGGTGACGGTGGGCATCCTGGGCGGGAAGGTGCTGGGGAGCTGCGAGGTGGCCACGCCCCGCGAGAGCTTCGACTTCGACGCCAAGTACAAGGGCGGCTCGCGCTACTTCCTGCCGCCGCGCCTGTCCGCCACGCGAGTGGCCAACGTGGAGGCCCTGGCCTTGGCGGCGTACCGCGCGCTGGGATGCCGCGGCCATGCCCGCGTGGACCTGCTCTGCTCGGACACCGACAACGACGTGGTGCTGGAGGTCAACACGCTGCCGGGCTTCACCCCCACCAGCCTCCTGTCCAAGATTGCCGCCCACGCGGGGTTGGACTTCCTGGAGCTCGTCGAGCGCATCCTGGCGCTGGCGACCCGCGACGACCCGGGTATTCTCGACGCGCCTGCTGTCGGCCCCACTCCCACTGTCCTGGAGCCCCGTCGCGCGGTGAGCTGA
- a CDS encoding cellulose synthase family protein yields MTTVEIIFLGVYFSVLCVLAVYGSHRYRMAFLYYRHKFKLPTPKSPLKELPRVTIQLPIFNEMYVVERLVESVCRIDYPRELLEIQVLDDSTDETCGIARACVERHRQRGHDIVYIHRVNREGFKAGALENGLKSARGEFVAVFDADFVPSPDFLLRTVPFFSDAKVGMVQVRWGHLNREFSILTQAQSIFLDGHFIIEHTARNRSGCFFNFNGTAGIWRRDTIADAGGWQHDTLTEDLDLSYRAQLKGWQFVFLPEVISPAEVPVDMNAFKSQQHRWAKGSIQTAKKLLPTILKSNLPLAVKREAFFHLTNNMAYLLMVLLSVLMPISMVVRFQHGLYGTLFLDLPFFVSATASVCFFYVAAQRERGVTGWERVKYLPFLMSLGIGLAINNAKAVAEALLNQQSGFARTPKTGAEGKKVKAVKKTYRGSKTLMPVVELLFAAYFTGALWFAIDARIYTSVPFIVLFQAGFLYVGISSLLQGFAGRMKLSDAGASSVNPADEQARPVA; encoded by the coding sequence ATGACCACCGTTGAGATCATCTTCCTGGGCGTCTATTTCAGCGTCCTGTGCGTGCTGGCGGTCTATGGCTCGCACAGGTACCGGATGGCGTTCCTTTACTACCGGCACAAGTTCAAGCTGCCGACGCCCAAGAGCCCTCTGAAGGAGCTTCCTCGCGTCACCATCCAGCTGCCCATCTTCAACGAGATGTACGTGGTGGAGCGCCTGGTGGAGTCGGTGTGCCGCATCGACTACCCGCGCGAGCTGTTGGAAATCCAGGTCCTCGACGATTCGACGGATGAGACGTGTGGCATCGCGCGGGCGTGCGTGGAGCGTCACCGGCAGAGGGGCCACGACATCGTCTACATCCACCGCGTCAACCGCGAGGGATTCAAGGCGGGCGCGCTGGAGAACGGCCTGAAGTCTGCGCGCGGCGAGTTCGTCGCGGTGTTCGACGCGGACTTCGTCCCGAGCCCCGACTTCCTCCTGCGCACGGTGCCGTTCTTCTCCGACGCGAAGGTGGGCATGGTGCAGGTGCGCTGGGGCCACCTCAACCGTGAGTTCTCCATCCTCACGCAGGCCCAGAGCATCTTCCTGGACGGCCACTTCATCATCGAGCACACGGCGCGCAACCGCTCCGGCTGCTTCTTCAACTTCAACGGCACCGCGGGCATCTGGCGCCGCGACACCATCGCCGACGCGGGCGGCTGGCAGCACGACACGCTGACCGAGGACCTGGACCTGAGCTACCGCGCCCAGCTCAAGGGCTGGCAGTTCGTGTTCCTCCCGGAGGTCATCTCCCCGGCCGAGGTGCCGGTGGACATGAACGCCTTCAAGAGCCAGCAGCACCGCTGGGCCAAGGGCTCCATCCAGACGGCGAAGAAGCTCCTGCCCACCATCCTCAAGAGCAACCTGCCGCTGGCCGTCAAGCGCGAGGCGTTCTTCCACCTCACCAACAACATGGCCTACCTGTTGATGGTGCTCCTGTCGGTGCTGATGCCCATCAGCATGGTGGTGCGCTTCCAGCATGGCCTGTACGGCACGCTCTTCCTGGACCTGCCCTTCTTCGTCTCCGCCACGGCCAGCGTGTGTTTCTTCTACGTGGCCGCGCAGCGGGAGCGGGGCGTGACGGGCTGGGAGCGGGTGAAGTACCTGCCGTTCCTGATGAGCCTGGGCATCGGCCTGGCCATCAACAACGCCAAGGCGGTGGCGGAGGCGCTGCTCAACCAGCAGTCGGGCTTCGCCCGCACGCCGAAGACCGGCGCCGAGGGCAAGAAGGTCAAGGCGGTGAAGAAGACCTACCGCGGCAGCAAGACGCTGATGCCGGTGGTGGAGCTGCTCTTCGCGGCGTACTTCACGGGCGCGCTGTGGTTCGCCATCGACGCGCGCATCTACACGTCGGTGCCCTTCATCGTCCTGTTCCAGGCGGGCTTCCTCTACGTGGGCATCTCCAGCCTGCTGCAGGGCTTCGCGGGCCGGATGAAGCTCTCCGACGCGGGGGCCTCCTCGGTGAACCCCGCCGACGAGCAGGCCCGTCCGGTGGCCTGA
- a CDS encoding M1 family aminopeptidase gives MRTLLPCLVSWCVLVGLDARGEVSPEVQLSLQHLKPAERERAAKAMGPLDELPRYRVQLEVDPVAREAKGRVQVEVLAKDKPLTEVYLRLTPNAQGSRRVVLSDARLGREPIVLEQLEPTLYRHRLSEPVPPGAAAVLDVAVRAVVPKGEKSGGLFLAGGGKGPRGDHGAFSATEDFISLVGVVPQVPPLDDKGKPWAGPQGIGDLALYAPSHVLASITVPSGWVVHATGAAMGEVPERDGRMRYAFAAGAVRDFPVLVSKGYEAATATVNGVTVESHFAAGDREVGERVLKYATSALAEFERRLGPLPYTHFRVVEAPLTGGAGGMEFPGLITVSSSLYRGVEDPFSLVGDQVNVEQLKEVLEAFGPMGNAPFAQLSKTLERALEFTVAHEVAHQYFAGLVGSDPIQSPVVDESLAQYAALLYIEWKHGKAVAESVRREVLVSTYHMYRMSGGEDGRADRPVGAFDNETEYGALVYSKAPLLHHASRKLVGDTAFLQGLRSYVDTYRFKWTCKECFTQELAKASPSNAKALSRLRVRWWQEAHGDDDLGLPDLESVMGTLGAGSGLGVDALDPQAKELLETLLPSLLGQ, from the coding sequence ATGCGGACGCTCCTGCCTTGCCTGGTCTCGTGGTGCGTGCTCGTCGGGCTGGATGCCCGTGGCGAGGTCTCTCCAGAGGTGCAGTTGAGCCTGCAGCACCTCAAACCCGCGGAGAGGGAGCGGGCCGCGAAGGCGATGGGGCCCTTGGATGAGCTGCCTCGCTACCGGGTGCAACTGGAGGTGGACCCTGTCGCGCGCGAGGCGAAGGGACGCGTCCAGGTGGAGGTGCTGGCGAAGGACAAGCCCCTCACGGAGGTGTACCTGCGGCTCACGCCCAATGCGCAGGGCAGCAGGCGCGTGGTGCTGTCCGACGCGCGGCTCGGGAGGGAGCCCATCGTCCTGGAGCAACTGGAGCCCACGCTGTATCGCCACCGCCTCTCGGAGCCGGTGCCGCCGGGCGCGGCGGCGGTGCTCGATGTCGCCGTGCGCGCGGTGGTGCCCAAGGGCGAGAAGTCCGGAGGACTGTTCCTGGCTGGAGGAGGGAAGGGGCCCCGCGGTGACCACGGCGCCTTCTCCGCGACGGAGGACTTCATCAGCCTGGTGGGGGTGGTTCCGCAGGTGCCGCCGCTGGATGACAAGGGAAAGCCGTGGGCGGGACCGCAGGGCATTGGAGATCTGGCGCTGTATGCACCGTCTCATGTGCTGGCCTCCATCACCGTGCCCTCGGGTTGGGTGGTGCATGCCACGGGCGCGGCCATGGGCGAGGTGCCCGAGCGGGATGGACGCATGCGCTACGCGTTCGCCGCGGGCGCGGTGCGCGACTTCCCCGTCCTCGTCTCCAAGGGCTACGAGGCCGCCACGGCCACGGTGAATGGCGTCACGGTGGAGAGCCACTTCGCGGCGGGAGACCGCGAGGTGGGTGAGCGCGTGTTGAAGTACGCCACGTCGGCGCTGGCGGAGTTCGAGAGGCGTCTGGGGCCGCTGCCATACACGCACTTCCGCGTGGTGGAGGCGCCGCTGACGGGCGGGGCAGGGGGCATGGAATTCCCAGGCCTCATCACCGTGTCGAGCTCGCTGTATCGCGGCGTGGAGGACCCATTCAGCCTGGTGGGCGACCAGGTGAACGTGGAGCAGTTGAAGGAGGTGCTCGAGGCGTTCGGCCCCATGGGCAACGCGCCCTTCGCGCAGCTGAGCAAGACGCTGGAGCGCGCGCTGGAGTTCACCGTCGCGCACGAGGTGGCGCACCAGTACTTCGCGGGCCTCGTCGGCTCGGACCCCATCCAATCACCCGTCGTGGATGAGTCGCTGGCCCAGTACGCCGCGCTGCTCTACATCGAGTGGAAGCACGGCAAGGCCGTGGCCGAGTCGGTGCGGCGCGAGGTGCTCGTCTCCACGTACCACATGTACCGGATGTCGGGCGGAGAGGACGGCCGCGCGGACCGGCCCGTGGGTGCATTCGACAACGAGACGGAGTACGGCGCGCTCGTCTACTCCAAGGCGCCCCTGCTGCATCACGCCTCACGCAAGCTGGTGGGCGACACCGCGTTCCTCCAGGGTCTGCGCTCCTACGTGGACACGTACCGCTTCAAGTGGACGTGCAAGGAGTGCTTCACGCAGGAGCTCGCCAAGGCGAGCCCTTCGAATGCCAAGGCCCTGTCGCGGCTGCGCGTGCGCTGGTGGCAGGAGGCCCATGGAGACGATGACCTGGGCCTGCCCGACCTGGAGTCGGTGATGGGGACGCTGGGGGCGGGCAGTGGCCTGGGGGTGGATGCGCTGGACCCTCAAGCCAAGGAGTTGCTGGAGACGCTGCTGCCCTCGCTGCTGGGGCAGTGA
- a CDS encoding AgmX/PglI C-terminal domain-containing protein: MNFTCDNCQKRYSIADEKVRGKTVKVRCKNCQNVITVEGPAEEESTRVVSLADVERLRAQERSLAEPAAAAPAPVASSPALDKAPPAALQTPWDDEPTRAAPLRATGSPWFVMVRNKQEGPLDEGALRELIATGTISGRSFFWQQGMADWKRGADVPELAGLFAPPPAPEPPPPPPPPVAEPPPARAAKSAPARREPEPPPSYAEPEQRFEPEPEPQPPPEEEPEAAAQRKWVPEEDPDTTYFGEPDPRNQPQPASRRGGAPAASAAPLNELFSDLDLPEKGEQDEGVPHEDPLAAARGDEDEEPPARESSARNAAKAKGGKSKKASPKSGGGGSKGKVVALLLVLLIVIPLGAAFALDVTGIMPLRVKTLDPAGNVVERSVFSGAGMTALIDQMTGKPAPVPAAKPPSAPAADEQPSAPTPPVAGEGGAAVVPSEEKAAPAAGGDSEKSANAEKQAAAPQAGEGAEAAAGEDEVGGPSDEEVERVVNEKQTAFRDCVAQELRRNPSFKGGNVTLTATVGTSGAVKSTTFSRKDLNAASNAVGNCIREQAKGMVFSSFKGEDVDLEIPIALSAR, from the coding sequence TTGAACTTCACCTGCGACAATTGCCAGAAGCGGTACTCCATTGCGGACGAAAAAGTCCGCGGCAAAACGGTCAAGGTCCGTTGCAAGAACTGCCAGAACGTCATCACCGTCGAAGGACCCGCCGAAGAGGAAAGCACCCGTGTGGTGTCGCTCGCGGACGTGGAGCGGCTGAGAGCGCAAGAGCGCTCGTTGGCCGAGCCCGCCGCCGCGGCCCCCGCGCCGGTGGCGTCCTCGCCTGCCCTCGACAAGGCTCCACCCGCGGCGCTTCAGACGCCGTGGGACGATGAGCCCACACGCGCGGCGCCGCTGCGAGCCACGGGCTCTCCGTGGTTCGTGATGGTGCGCAACAAGCAGGAGGGCCCGCTGGACGAAGGGGCGCTCCGAGAACTCATCGCCACGGGCACCATCAGCGGCCGGAGCTTCTTCTGGCAGCAAGGCATGGCGGACTGGAAGCGCGGCGCGGATGTGCCGGAGCTGGCCGGGCTCTTCGCTCCGCCTCCCGCGCCGGAGCCTCCTCCTCCCCCGCCGCCTCCCGTGGCGGAGCCGCCTCCCGCGCGTGCCGCGAAGAGCGCGCCGGCTCGGCGCGAGCCGGAGCCTCCGCCTTCCTATGCGGAGCCCGAGCAGCGCTTCGAGCCCGAGCCAGAACCTCAGCCGCCGCCGGAGGAGGAGCCCGAGGCCGCGGCTCAGCGCAAGTGGGTGCCCGAGGAGGATCCGGACACGACGTACTTCGGTGAGCCCGACCCGAGGAATCAGCCGCAGCCCGCGTCGCGGCGAGGTGGTGCGCCCGCGGCTTCCGCGGCGCCGTTGAACGAGCTGTTCTCCGACCTGGACCTTCCCGAGAAGGGGGAGCAGGACGAGGGCGTGCCGCACGAGGATCCGCTCGCCGCGGCGCGTGGCGACGAGGACGAGGAGCCACCGGCTCGCGAGTCGTCGGCGCGCAATGCGGCGAAGGCGAAGGGCGGCAAGAGCAAGAAGGCGAGCCCGAAGAGTGGTGGTGGCGGCTCGAAGGGGAAGGTTGTTGCCCTCCTGCTCGTGCTGCTCATCGTGATTCCGCTGGGGGCCGCGTTCGCGTTGGACGTGACGGGCATCATGCCCCTTCGCGTGAAGACGCTGGACCCGGCGGGCAACGTGGTGGAGCGCTCGGTCTTCTCAGGGGCGGGGATGACCGCGCTGATCGACCAGATGACGGGCAAGCCGGCGCCAGTCCCCGCCGCGAAGCCTCCGTCCGCGCCTGCTGCCGACGAGCAGCCCTCGGCTCCGACCCCGCCTGTTGCTGGAGAGGGTGGAGCGGCCGTGGTGCCTTCGGAGGAGAAGGCCGCGCCGGCGGCGGGTGGTGACTCCGAGAAGTCGGCGAACGCGGAGAAGCAGGCCGCCGCGCCTCAGGCGGGTGAAGGCGCGGAAGCGGCCGCGGGCGAGGACGAGGTGGGCGGGCCGTCGGATGAGGAAGTGGAGCGCGTGGTCAACGAGAAGCAGACCGCGTTCCGCGACTGTGTCGCGCAGGAGCTTCGCCGCAACCCCTCGTTCAAGGGGGGCAACGTGACGCTCACCGCGACGGTGGGGACGTCGGGTGCGGTGAAGTCCACCACGTTCAGCCGCAAGGACCTGAACGCCGCCTCGAACGCCGTGGGCAACTGCATCCGCGAGCAGGCGAAGGGCATGGTCTTCTCCAGCTTCAAGGGTGAGGACGTCGACCTGGAGATTCCCATCGCGCTCTCGGCGCGGTAA